From Pseudorca crassidens isolate mPseCra1 chromosome 7, mPseCra1.hap1, whole genome shotgun sequence, a single genomic window includes:
- the HSPA5 gene encoding endoplasmic reticulum chaperone BiP, giving the protein MKPSLVAAVLLLMLGAARPEEEDKKEDVGTVVGIDLGTTYSCVGVFKNGRVEIIANDQGNRITPSYVAFTPEGERLIGDAAKNQLTSNPENTVFDAKRLIGRTWNDPSVQQDIKFLPFKVVEKKTKPYIQVDVGGGQTKTFAPEEISAMVLTKMKETAEAYLGKKVTHAVVTVPAYFNDAQRQATKDAGTIAGLNVMRIINEPTAAAIAYGLDKREGEKNILVFDLGGGTFDVSLLTIDNGVFEVVATNGDTHLGGEDFDQRVMEHFIKLYKKKTGKDVRKDNRAVQKLRREVEKAKRALSSQHQARIEIESFYEGEDFSETLTRAKFEELNMDLFRSTMKPVQKVLEDSDLKKSDIDEIVLVGGSTRIPKIQQLVKEFFNGKEPSRGINPDEAVAYGAAVQAGVLSGDQDTGDLVLLDVCPLTLGIETVGGVMTKLIPRNTVVPTKKSQIFSTASDNQPTVTIKVYEGERPLTKDNHLLGTFDLTGIPPAPRGVPQIEVTFEIDVNGILRVTAEDKGTGNKNKITITNDQNRLTPEEIERMVNDAEKFAEEDKKLKERIDTRNELESYAYSLKNQIGDKEKLGGKLSSEDKETMEKAVEEKIEWLESHQDADIEDFKAKKKELEEIVQPIISKLYGSAGPPPTGDEEPADKDEL; this is encoded by the exons ATGAAGCCCTCCCTGGTGGCTGCGGTGCTGCTGCTGATGCTCGGCGCGGCGCGGCCGGAGGAGGAGGACAAGAAGGAGGACGTGGGCACGGTGGTCGGTATCGACCTGGGCACCACGTACTCCTG CGTCGGGGTGTTCAAAAACGGCCGCGTGGAGATCATCGCCAACGATCAGGGCAACCGCATCACGCCGTCTTATGTGGCCTTCACTCCTGAAGGGGAGCGTCTGATCGGCGATGCAGCCAAGAACCAGCTCACCTCCAATCCTGAGAACACGGTCTTCGACGCCAAGCGGCTCATCGGCCGTACATGGAACGACCCGTCTGTGCAGCAGGACATCAAGTTCTTGCCTTTCAAG gtggttgaaaagaaaactaaaccgTACATTCAAGTTGATGTTGGAGGTGGGCAAACAAAGACATTTGCTCCTGAAGAAATTTCTGCCATGGTTCTCACTAAAATGAAGGAAACTGCCGAGGCTTATTTGGGAAAGAAG GTTACTCATGCAGTTGTTACTGTACCAGCCTATTTCAATGATGCCCAACGCCAGGCAACCAAAGATGCTGGAACTATTGCTGGGTTGAATGTTATGAGGATCATCAATGAGCC TACAGCAGCTGCTATTGCTTACGGCCTGGataagagggaaggggagaagaacATCCTGGTGTTTGACTTGGGTGGTGGAACCTTTGATGTGTCTCTTCTCACCATTGATAATGGTGTCTTTGAAGTTGTGGCCACTAATGGAGATACTCATTTGGGTGGAGAAGACTTTGACCAGCGTGTCATGGAACACTTCATCAAGCtgtacaaaaagaaaactggcaaAGATGTTCGGAAAGACAACAGAGCTGTGCAGAAACTCCGGCGTGAGGTTGAAAAGGCCAAACGGGCCCTGTCTTCTCAACATCAAGCAAGAATTGAAATTGAGTCCTTCTATGAAGGAGAAGACTTCTCTGAGACCCTTACTCGGGCCAAATTTGAAGAGCTAAACATG GATCTGTTCCGTTCTACCATGAAGCCTGTCCAGAAAGTGCTGGAAGATTCTGATTTAAAGAAGTCTGATATTGATGAAATTGTTCTTGTTGGTGGCTCTACTAGAATCCCAAAGATTCAACAACTGGTTAAAGAGTTTTTCAATGGCAAGGAGCCATCCCGTGGCATAAACCCAGATGAGGCTGTAGCGTATGGTGCTGCTGTCCAGGCTGGTGTACTCTCTGGTGATCAAGATACAG GTGATCTGGTATTGCTTGATGTATGTCCCCTTACACTTGGTATTGAAACCGTGGGAGGTGTCATGACCAAACTGATTCCAAGGAACACTGTGGTGCCCACCAAGAAGTCTCAGATCTTTTCTACAGCCTCTGATAATCAGCCAACTGTTACCATCAAGGTCTATGAAG GTGAACGACCCCTGACGAAAGACAATCACCTTCTGGGAACTTTTGATCTGACTGGAATTCCTCCTGCTCCCCGTGGGGTTCCACAGATTGAAGTCACCTTTGAGATAGATGTGAATGGCATTCTTCGAGTGACAGCTGAAGACAAAGGTacaggcaacaaaaataaaatcacaattaCAAATGACCAAAATCGCCTGACACCTGAAGAAATTGAAAGGATGGTCAATGATGCTGAGAAGTTCGCTGAGGAAGACAAAAAGCTCAAGGAGCGCATTGACACCAGAAATGAGTTGGAAAGCTATGCCTACTCTCTAAAGAATCAGATTGGAGATAAAGAAAAGCTGGGAGGTAAACTTTCCTCTGAAGATAAGGAGACCATGGAAAAAGCTGTAGAAGAAAAGATTGAGTGGCTAGAAAGTCACCAAGATGCTGACATTGAAGATTTCAAAGCTAAAAAGAAGGAGCTGGAAGAAATTGTTCAGCCAATTATCAGCAAACTCTATGGAAGTGCAGGCCCTCCCCCAACTGGTGATGAGGAACCAGCAGACAAAGACGAGTTGTAG